A stretch of the Streptomyces sp. WMMB303 genome encodes the following:
- a CDS encoding YccF domain-containing protein: MKTLLNLIWLIFSGLWMALGYVLAGLICCVLIITVPWGLACFRIASYALWPFGRTVVQRPGAGAASGAGNIVWLVFAGIWLTLGHITLGVGLCVTLIGIPFGLAHFKMVPISLMPLGREIVSTSAPAAYPGYRW; encoded by the coding sequence GTGAAGACCCTCCTCAATCTCATCTGGCTGATCTTCTCCGGCTTGTGGATGGCCCTGGGCTACGTCCTGGCCGGACTCATCTGCTGTGTGCTCATCATCACGGTCCCCTGGGGGCTGGCCTGCTTCCGCATCGCCTCCTACGCCCTGTGGCCGTTCGGCCGAACGGTCGTACAGCGCCCCGGAGCGGGCGCCGCTTCCGGTGCCGGGAACATCGTCTGGCTCGTCTTCGCGGGCATCTGGCTCACCCTCGGCCACATCACGCTCGGAGTGGGCCTGTGCGTCACCCTCATCGGCATCCCCTTCGGGCTGGCGCACTTCAAGATGGTCCCGATCTCGCTGATGCCGCTGGGCCGGGAGATCGTCTCCACCAGCGCCCCGGCGGCCTACCCGGGGTACCGCTGGTGA
- a CDS encoding YajQ family cyclic di-GMP-binding protein: MADASFDIVSKVERQEVDNALNQAAKEISQRYDFKGVDASLAWSGERIEMRANSEERVKAVLDIFQSKLVKRGISLKALDAGEPQASGKEYRISASLEEGISQDNAKKVAKVIRDEGPKGVKAQVQGDELRVTSKSRDSLQEVIGLLKGKDFDFALQYVNFR; the protein is encoded by the coding sequence ATGGCCGACGCCAGTTTCGACATCGTCTCGAAGGTCGAGCGGCAGGAGGTCGACAACGCGCTGAACCAGGCCGCGAAGGAGATCTCCCAGCGCTACGACTTCAAGGGTGTGGACGCGTCCCTCGCGTGGTCGGGCGAGCGGATCGAGATGCGGGCGAACTCGGAGGAGCGGGTCAAGGCCGTGCTCGACATCTTCCAGTCCAAGCTGGTCAAGCGGGGTATCTCGCTGAAGGCGCTGGACGCCGGGGAGCCGCAGGCGTCGGGCAAGGAGTACCGCATCTCCGCGTCGCTCGAGGAAGGCATCTCCCAGGACAACGCGAAGAAGGTCGCGAAGGTGATCCGGGACGAGGGGCCCAAGGGCGTGAAGGCCCAAGTGCAGGGCGACGAGCTGCGGGTGACCTCGAAGAGCCGGGACAGCCTGCAGGAGGTCATCGGTCTGCTGAAGGGCAAGGACTTCGACTTCGCCCTTCAGTACGTCAACTTCCGCTGA